The following proteins come from a genomic window of Rhodoligotrophos sp. CJ14:
- a CDS encoding NADPH:quinone oxidoreductase family protein: protein MKAVLCKSFGPPETLVLEDVPAATAGEGEVVIRVRAAGLNFFDTLIIENKYQFKPQLPFSPSGEIAGDITAVGAGVTGFKVGDRVMAYIGWNGAREEVAAPVSRLVPLPASIDYEVAAGLSVTYGTTLHALKDRARLQPGETLAVLGAAGGTGQAAIELGKQFGARVIACASSDEKLAFCRELGADELVNYERESLKDRLKELTDGKGVDVVYDPVGGALSEQALRSTGWYGRFLVIGFAGGEIPKIPLNLVLLKSCDIVGVFWGAYLDREPHRNRENMELLLDWCASRRVQPQIDRTFPLDQAAEALNVLAKRQAKGKIILKL from the coding sequence ATGAAGGCTGTTTTGTGCAAGAGTTTTGGACCGCCGGAAACCCTGGTCCTCGAGGACGTCCCAGCCGCGACAGCGGGCGAGGGCGAGGTGGTGATCCGGGTCCGTGCCGCCGGGTTGAACTTCTTCGACACGCTGATCATCGAGAACAAATATCAGTTCAAGCCGCAACTCCCCTTCTCCCCGTCAGGCGAGATCGCCGGCGACATCACCGCTGTCGGAGCCGGGGTCACGGGCTTCAAGGTCGGTGACCGCGTGATGGCCTATATCGGCTGGAACGGAGCACGCGAGGAGGTCGCAGCGCCCGTCTCCCGGCTTGTCCCTCTTCCTGCCTCGATCGACTATGAGGTGGCCGCCGGTCTCTCCGTGACCTATGGAACGACACTGCATGCGCTCAAGGACAGGGCGCGCCTTCAGCCGGGCGAAACCCTCGCTGTGCTTGGTGCAGCCGGCGGCACCGGTCAGGCCGCGATTGAGCTTGGCAAGCAGTTCGGTGCCCGCGTCATCGCCTGTGCGTCCTCCGACGAGAAGCTCGCCTTCTGCCGCGAGCTTGGTGCCGACGAGCTTGTGAATTACGAGCGGGAATCGCTTAAGGACCGACTTAAGGAGCTCACCGATGGCAAGGGCGTCGATGTGGTCTATGATCCCGTAGGCGGCGCGCTCTCGGAACAGGCGCTCAGATCAACCGGCTGGTATGGTCGTTTCCTGGTGATCGGCTTTGCCGGCGGTGAAATTCCCAAGATCCCGCTCAATTTGGTCCTGCTGAAGAGCTGCGACATTGTGGGCGTGTTCTGGGGGGCTTACCTGGACCGGGAGCCGCACCGCAATCGGGAGAACATGGAGCTTCTGCTCGACTGGTGCGCCAGCCGCCGTGTGCAGCCGCAGATCGATCGCACTTTCCCGCTGGACCAGGCGGCCGAGGCGCTGAACGTGCTGGCCAAGCGCCAGGCGAAAGGCAAGATCATTCTGAAACTGTAA
- a CDS encoding YkvA family protein: MAEAGHTRQPPDLKSPEIQLPAVMSANEKRVRRGFWRKIGRVASRIPFAQSAIAAYYCATDPDTPLKAKAILFAALAYFVMPLDMVPDILTMIGFTDDAAVVFAALNIIGIYMKPKHQEMAQEMLQKLRKGDSSGPEPA, encoded by the coding sequence ATGGCTGAAGCGGGACATACGAGGCAACCGCCGGATCTCAAGTCGCCCGAGATCCAGCTACCGGCGGTCATGAGTGCCAATGAGAAACGCGTGAGGCGTGGCTTCTGGCGCAAGATCGGCCGTGTCGCCAGCCGCATCCCCTTCGCGCAGTCGGCGATCGCCGCATATTATTGCGCGACCGATCCGGACACACCGCTGAAGGCCAAGGCGATCCTCTTCGCAGCCTTGGCCTATTTCGTGATGCCGCTCGACATGGTGCCCGACATCCTAACGATGATCGGCTTCACCGATGATGCGGCGGTCGTATTCGCCGCGCTCAACATCATCGGCATTTACATGAAGCCCAAGCATCAGGAGATGGCGCAGGAGATGCTGCAGAAGCTGCGCAAAGGAGACTCTTCCGGACCGGAACCGGCGTGA
- a CDS encoding SDR family NAD(P)-dependent oxidoreductase, whose amino-acid sequence MKIDQNTAAVVTGGASGLGEATARRLAKDGAKVAIFDLNKDRGEAVARDIGGTFCAVDVTSEQSIDEGLAKARAAHGQERILVNCAGIAIGQKTFRRKRETGEVIPHSIADFRKVIEINLIGTFTMIAKCSAGMASLEPVNDDGCRGVIINTASVAAQDGQIGQAAYAASKGGVQSLALPVARDLASDGIRVMTILPGLFHTPMFDGLSEEVRKSLAANVPFPQRLGKAEEYASLAHYIVTNDMLNGEFIRLDGAVRLAPR is encoded by the coding sequence ATGAAGATTGATCAAAACACTGCCGCCGTGGTGACCGGCGGCGCTTCGGGCCTTGGTGAGGCAACCGCACGCCGGCTGGCGAAGGACGGCGCGAAGGTTGCCATTTTCGACCTCAACAAGGATCGCGGCGAGGCGGTTGCCCGCGACATCGGTGGCACCTTCTGCGCGGTTGATGTGACCAGCGAGCAGAGCATCGACGAGGGTCTGGCCAAGGCGCGTGCGGCTCACGGCCAGGAGCGGATCCTGGTGAACTGCGCCGGCATCGCCATCGGCCAGAAGACCTTCCGCCGCAAGCGGGAAACAGGCGAGGTCATTCCCCATAGCATCGCCGATTTCCGCAAGGTGATCGAGATCAACCTGATCGGCACCTTCACCATGATCGCCAAATGCTCGGCCGGCATGGCGAGCCTGGAGCCCGTCAATGACGATGGCTGCCGCGGCGTCATCATCAACACCGCTTCTGTCGCAGCTCAGGATGGCCAGATCGGCCAGGCGGCTTACGCGGCCTCGAAAGGTGGCGTGCAGAGCCTGGCCCTGCCGGTGGCCCGCGATCTCGCGAGCGACGGCATCAGGGTCATGACCATCCTGCCGGGTCTGTTCCACACCCCGATGTTCGATGGGCTGAGCGAAGAGGTGCGCAAATCCCTTGCGGCGAATGTGCCCTTCCCGCAACGCCTGGGCAAGGCCGAGGAATATGCATCCCTCGCCCACTACATCGTGACCAATGACATGCTGAACGGCGAGTTCATCCGCCTCGACGGCGCCGTCCGCCTGGCGCCTCGCTGA
- a CDS encoding twin transmembrane helix small protein has protein sequence MTVMNYLVPVALAAVFIVLILGLVNMMRGGSANTSQRLMRLRVLLQFVAIIIIMTTIYFMSR, from the coding sequence ATGACTGTCATGAATTATCTGGTGCCGGTGGCGCTCGCCGCGGTCTTCATCGTTCTCATTCTCGGACTTGTGAACATGATGCGGGGTGGAAGCGCCAATACCTCACAGCGATTGATGCGGCTGCGCGTGCTGCTGCAATTCGTGGCGATCATCATCATCATGACCACCATCTATTTCATGAGTCGCTAG
- a CDS encoding acyl-CoA dehydrogenase family protein produces MPVAAPVAHTKAILAEVPRLVADAVNAAEQVYGEARKQVAALVTRDGRVSGSLVEEHQSAAHGLAWLATYVETLRQLALYAARLEEQEQLGETETLIVQIIAGEYLNQIIGGIPMNQGEFVRPHDLGLEDDALRPLMTGAAAILRRDGNTPGARARLIGLMVGQDGALSYGATNLDETVEQMRQEMRRFVEDKVAPHAHQWHLDNAYIPLDILAELSSLGVFALTLPEEYGGLGLGKEAMCVVSEELSRGYIGVGSLGTRTEIAAELIMHAGTEQQKQHFLPKLASGEILPTAVFTEPNTGSDLASLRTRAVREGDVYKVYGNKTWITHPVRADLMTLLVRTKPDEPGYKGLSMLLAEKPRGTDADPFPAPGMSGGEIEVLGYRGMKEFEIAFDGFEVKAENLLGGIEGQGFKQLMQTFESARIQTAARAIGVAQSALDLGLRYGRERLQFGKPILSFPRVSDKLVMMAAEIMAARQLTYFAARNKDAGRRCDLEAGMAKLLAARVAWAAADNALQIHGGNGFALEYPVSRVLCDARILNIFEGAAEIQAQVIARRLLDGSN; encoded by the coding sequence ATGCCGGTTGCCGCGCCCGTTGCTCACACCAAAGCCATTCTCGCCGAGGTGCCGCGGCTTGTCGCCGATGCGGTCAATGCCGCCGAACAGGTCTATGGGGAGGCGCGCAAACAGGTTGCAGCTCTGGTCACGCGGGATGGCCGGGTCTCCGGAAGCCTCGTCGAGGAGCATCAATCAGCGGCACATGGCCTCGCCTGGCTTGCCACCTATGTGGAGACGCTTCGTCAGCTTGCGCTCTATGCGGCCCGGCTCGAGGAGCAGGAGCAGCTTGGCGAAACCGAGACCCTGATCGTCCAGATCATCGCCGGGGAATATCTCAACCAGATCATCGGCGGCATTCCGATGAACCAGGGCGAGTTCGTGCGACCGCATGATCTGGGGCTCGAGGACGATGCCCTCAGGCCGCTGATGACCGGTGCGGCCGCGATCCTGCGGCGGGACGGCAATACGCCGGGCGCGCGGGCGCGGCTGATCGGGCTCATGGTCGGGCAGGATGGCGCGCTTTCCTATGGTGCAACAAATCTCGATGAAACGGTCGAGCAAATGCGCCAGGAAATGCGGCGCTTCGTTGAGGATAAGGTCGCGCCGCATGCGCATCAGTGGCATTTGGACAATGCCTATATCCCGCTCGATATTCTCGCTGAGCTAAGCTCGCTCGGGGTGTTCGCGCTCACTCTGCCGGAGGAGTATGGCGGGCTTGGCCTTGGCAAGGAGGCCATGTGCGTCGTTTCGGAAGAATTGTCGCGCGGCTATATCGGGGTCGGCTCGCTGGGCACGCGCACGGAAATCGCGGCCGAGCTCATCATGCATGCGGGCACCGAGCAGCAGAAGCAGCATTTCCTGCCGAAGCTGGCCTCAGGCGAGATCCTGCCCACGGCGGTATTCACCGAGCCGAATACCGGGTCTGACCTGGCCAGCCTGCGTACCCGCGCGGTTCGCGAGGGGGACGTCTACAAGGTTTATGGCAACAAGACCTGGATCACGCACCCGGTGCGGGCGGATCTGATGACCTTGCTTGTGCGCACCAAACCGGACGAGCCCGGCTATAAGGGCCTCTCCATGCTGCTTGCGGAAAAACCGCGCGGCACGGACGCTGATCCGTTCCCCGCCCCAGGCATGAGCGGCGGCGAGATCGAGGTGCTCGGCTATCGCGGCATGAAGGAATTCGAGATCGCCTTCGACGGGTTCGAGGTGAAGGCGGAAAACCTGCTGGGCGGCATCGAGGGGCAGGGCTTCAAGCAGCTGATGCAAACCTTCGAGAGTGCCCGGATCCAAACCGCGGCGCGGGCCATCGGTGTTGCTCAGAGCGCGCTCGATCTCGGCTTGCGCTATGGACGGGAGCGGCTGCAATTCGGCAAGCCGATCCTGTCGTTCCCGCGGGTTTCGGACAAGCTGGTGATGATGGCGGCGGAGATCATGGCGGCGCGCCAGCTCACCTATTTCGCCGCACGCAACAAGGATGCGGGGCGGCGCTGCGACCTCGAAGCGGGCATGGCCAAGCTATTGGCCGCGCGGGTTGCCTGGGCTGCCGCAGATAATGCGTTGCAGATCCATGGCGGCAATGGTTTTGCGTTGGAATATCCCGTCAGCCGCGTGCTATGTGATGCCCGAATTCTCAATATTTTCGAGGGAGCTGCGGAAATTCAGGCACAGGTGATCGCGCGCCGGCTGCTCGATGGCAGCAATTGA